In the Streptobacillus moniliformis DSM 12112 genome, one interval contains:
- a CDS encoding DUF448 domain-containing protein — translation MKLEKKREKNKSNIIRTCVITRANDKKEDLLRFVENSKGEYIYDDAQNIQNRGKYIKDDLEIFQKFFNKFKVEMKSAEKVLKHFEKKVNKENKDEHILRILEGLKNSEYLVYGIDENLDAMKNSIVKLLIIPSDINGKYVNKLKKIAKLNNVNIIFIEKQYSLKKIFLSEVKVVGVKTKKVVRGILNKMEVE, via the coding sequence ATGAAGTTGGAGAAGAAGAGAGAGAAGAACAAGAGTAATATAATAAGAACTTGTGTAATTACAAGGGCTAATGATAAAAAAGAAGATTTACTTAGATTTGTTGAAAACTCAAAAGGTGAATATATTTATGATGATGCTCAAAATATTCAAAATAGAGGAAAATATATAAAGGATGATTTAGAAATTTTTCAAAAATTCTTCAATAAATTTAAGGTTGAAATGAAAAGTGCAGAAAAAGTTCTTAAACATTTTGAAAAAAAAGTAAATAAAGAAAATAAGGATGAACATATTTTAAGAATATTAGAGGGATTAAAAAATTCTGAATATCTAGTATACGGTATAGATGAAAATTTAGATGCAATGAAAAATTCTATAGTGAAACTTTTAATTATACCTTCTGATATTAATGGGAAATATGTTAATAAATTAAAAAAAATAGCGAAGTTAAATAATGTAAATATAATATTTATTGAAAAACAATATTCTTTAAAAAAAATCTTTTTAAGTGAAGTTAAGGTAGTAGGGGTAAAAACTAAAAAGGTTGTAAGAGGAATACTAAATAAAATGGAGGTGGAATAA
- the nusA gene encoding transcription termination factor NusA: MKSKDKATFLDAIEELEKEKGIQKGDLLERLKTGLLAAYKKDFNDQENLEIEIDQITGDVKMFCEKLIIDDEVKVYNETTEIPFSKAKNHRKRIKVGDYLKIELNADEFNRNAIQRAKSIIIQYIREQEKELICKQLTAIEHQIVNVIVRRIEENGSLYVGMNGLDLIIPQRELSSLDKVQVGDRLVAYIRSVDTNGRFPKVDITRIDDKLIHKLFEREVPEIASGIIVIKNIAREVGVKAKVAIYSEDPNIDLKGSCIGKDGVRINNIINELNGEKIELVEWNADQRIFVKNALYPAEIFSVEIVRNEDEIVAKVEVDPSQLTLAIGKKGVNSKLAGKLCKLRVNIEASDEVGEEEREEQE; encoded by the coding sequence ATGAAATCTAAAGATAAAGCTACATTTTTAGATGCAATTGAAGAATTAGAAAAAGAAAAAGGAATACAAAAAGGGGATTTATTAGAAAGACTAAAAACAGGATTGTTAGCTGCATATAAAAAAGATTTTAATGATCAAGAAAACTTAGAAATTGAGATTGACCAAATAACAGGGGATGTTAAAATGTTCTGTGAAAAGTTAATTATAGATGATGAAGTTAAAGTATATAATGAAACAACTGAAATACCATTTAGTAAAGCTAAAAATCATAGAAAAAGAATAAAAGTTGGAGATTATTTAAAAATAGAATTAAATGCTGATGAATTTAATAGAAATGCAATTCAAAGAGCAAAATCAATAATCATTCAATATATAAGAGAGCAAGAAAAAGAATTAATTTGTAAGCAATTAACTGCTATAGAACATCAAATAGTAAATGTTATTGTAAGAAGAATTGAAGAAAATGGAAGTCTTTATGTAGGTATGAATGGTTTAGATTTAATAATACCTCAAAGAGAATTATCATCACTTGATAAGGTACAAGTTGGAGATAGATTGGTAGCATATATTAGAAGTGTTGATACTAATGGAAGATTCCCTAAAGTTGATATTACAAGAATAGATGACAAATTAATACATAAATTATTTGAAAGAGAAGTTCCAGAAATTGCTTCAGGTATTATAGTTATTAAAAATATTGCTAGAGAAGTAGGAGTTAAGGCTAAAGTAGCTATTTATTCAGAAGATCCAAATATAGATTTAAAAGGATCTTGCATAGGTAAGGATGGAGTTAGAATAAATAATATTATTAATGAATTAAACGGAGAAAAAATTGAATTAGTAGAATGGAATGCTGATCAAAGAATTTTCGTTAAAAATGCACTATATCCTGCTGAAATCTTTTCAGTAGAAATAGTTAGAAATGAAGATGAAATAGTTGCTAAAGTTGAAGTTGATCCAAGTCAATTAACACTTGCTATAGGTAAAAAAGGAGTTAACTCTAAACTTGCTGGTAAACTATGTAAATTAAGAGTAAATATAGAGGCGAGTGATGAAGTTGGAGAAGAAGAGAGAGAAGAACAAGAGTAA
- a CDS encoding ribosome maturation factor RimP, producing the protein MEEILLKIEKEIQPYLNENSLELADIEYVREGGYNFLRIYVESKNGNTSLDDCVMLSTKIDNIVDELIDDKFYLEVSTPGLERKLKKEKDFIRFTGKKISVKTKSNVENKKSFEGILLGFENGKILIKDDIIENVEIPLEKIKVAKLVFNLSDKIFKEDVENEI; encoded by the coding sequence TTGGAAGAAATTTTATTGAAAATTGAAAAAGAAATCCAGCCATATCTAAATGAAAATTCTTTGGAATTAGCAGACATTGAGTATGTTAGAGAAGGAGGATATAATTTTCTAAGAATATATGTTGAATCTAAAAATGGAAATACAAGTTTAGATGACTGTGTTATGCTAAGTACAAAAATAGATAATATTGTTGATGAATTAATTGATGATAAATTCTATTTAGAAGTTTCAACTCCTGGTCTTGAAAGAAAATTAAAAAAAGAAAAAGATTTTATTAGATTTACAGGTAAAAAAATAAGTGTAAAAACTAAAAGTAATGTTGAAAATAAAAAAAGTTTTGAAGGAATATTGTTAGGATTTGAAAATGGTAAAATTTTAATTAAGGATGATATTATTGAAAATGTAGAAATTCCTTTAGAAAAAATTAAAGTTGCAAAACTAGTATTTAATTTATCTGATAAAATATTTAAGGAGGATGTTGAAAATGAAATCTAA
- a CDS encoding YebC/PmpR family DNA-binding transcriptional regulator: MGRHGTIAGRKEAQDRKRASAFTKYVRLITVAAREGADPDYNVALKHAIEKAKSINMPNDNIQRAIKKGSGADGGAGYESLNYEGYGPGGVALIVEILTDNRNRTASSVKSSFDKNGGNLGTPGCVSYMFERKGEIIIEKTADSNEDELMMIALDSGMDDMKVYDDSFYITTPTDTFDNVLNSIKEAKYSIVEADISYVPSIEVETLSPEDLEKLNKLIDVLEDNDDVQKVHHNYTGE; encoded by the coding sequence ATGGGAAGACACGGTACTATAGCAGGTCGTAAAGAAGCTCAAGATAGAAAAAGAGCATCTGCATTTACAAAATATGTCAGATTAATAACAGTTGCAGCTAGAGAAGGTGCAGATCCAGATTATAATGTGGCACTAAAACATGCAATCGAAAAAGCTAAAAGCATTAATATGCCTAATGATAATATACAAAGAGCTATAAAAAAAGGTTCTGGTGCTGATGGAGGTGCTGGTTATGAAAGCTTAAATTATGAAGGATATGGACCTGGTGGGGTTGCCTTAATAGTTGAAATACTTACAGATAACAGAAATAGAACAGCCTCAAGTGTTAAATCTTCTTTTGACAAAAATGGTGGAAATCTTGGAACTCCTGGATGTGTATCATATATGTTTGAAAGAAAAGGAGAAATTATCATAGAAAAAACAGCTGACTCAAATGAAGATGAACTTATGATGATAGCTTTAGATTCTGGAATGGATGATATGAAAGTTTACGATGATAGCTTCTATATTACTACTCCTACAGATACTTTTGATAATGTTTTAAATAGTATTAAAGAAGCAAAATATTCTATAGTTGAAGCTGACATTTCTTATGTACCTTCTATAGAAGTTGAAACTTTATCGCCTGAAGATTTAGAAAAATTAAATAAATTAATAGATGTATTAGAAGATAATGATGATGTACAAAAGGTTCATCATAATTATACTGGAGAATAA
- the disA gene encoding DNA integrity scanning diadenylate cyclase DisA: MINKEEKVYEQIFKIMAPGQPLRSAIEKIQEASLGGLIILGSLEDMKEYIDGGFKLETTFTPQKVYELAKMDGAILISEDLKIIHGANIQLQPDKNIETTESGTRHRTADRIAKLTGNIVITISERRKRITVSKDQFKRTLELIGDLLIKSSQAIMSLEKYAVSVNKYLVNLTISEFENTVLLEEVISGLRYFYLMFTMDKEVRQYIMELGTEGRLVELQHNEIMANQKNTLMDFIKDYSRKNRNAEKIFADLLELSKDDIRDDSKLAKLLGYDLKQDLVDENLFPKGYRILNTANKLTKKDVENLVEHFKSLSNLLNADYDEICSIKGMGKFKTERVLRLRERYRHLL; the protein is encoded by the coding sequence ATGATAAATAAAGAAGAAAAAGTATATGAACAAATATTTAAAATAATGGCACCAGGTCAACCTCTAAGATCTGCTATTGAAAAAATACAAGAAGCTTCATTAGGTGGCTTGATAATATTAGGTTCACTTGAAGATATGAAAGAATACATAGATGGAGGATTTAAACTAGAAACAACCTTTACTCCTCAAAAAGTATATGAACTTGCTAAAATGGATGGTGCAATATTAATTTCTGAAGATTTAAAAATAATTCATGGAGCTAATATACAATTACAACCTGATAAAAATATAGAAACTACTGAAAGTGGAACAAGACATAGAACGGCTGATAGAATTGCAAAACTTACTGGAAATATTGTTATAACTATTTCTGAGAGAAGAAAAAGAATTACTGTATCAAAAGATCAGTTTAAGCGTACATTAGAGTTAATAGGAGATTTATTGATTAAATCATCACAGGCTATAATGTCCCTTGAAAAATATGCTGTTTCTGTTAATAAGTATTTAGTGAATTTAACTATATCTGAATTTGAAAATACAGTATTACTTGAAGAAGTTATTTCTGGATTAAGATATTTTTATTTGATGTTTACTATGGATAAAGAAGTTAGACAATATATAATGGAGCTTGGAACAGAAGGTCGTTTAGTTGAATTACAACATAATGAAATAATGGCAAATCAAAAAAATACCTTAATGGATTTCATTAAAGATTACAGTAGAAAAAATAGAAATGCAGAAAAAATATTTGCTGATTTATTAGAATTATCTAAAGATGATATTAGAGATGATTCTAAGCTTGCTAAACTTTTAGGATATGATTTAAAACAAGATCTTGTTGATGAAAACCTATTTCCTAAAGGATATAGAATACTTAATACTGCAAATAAATTAACTAAAAAAGATGTAGAAAATCTTGTAGAGCATTTTAAAAGTTTAAGTAATTTACTAAATGCAGATTATGATGAAATATGTAGTATAAAAGGTATGGGTAAATTTAAAACAGAAAGAGTTTTAAGATTAAGAGAAAGATATAGACATTTATTATAA
- the radA gene encoding DNA repair protein RadA has product MANKKVRYVCTECGNTTLKWIGKCPSCESWGTIEEELELKMSKIKSNKTVDLTSINEVKFEKEFRIKTKFTEFDRVLGGGLTQGEVVLITGNPGIGKSTFLLQLSNEYAKSNKVLYISGEESTKQIKERAMRIGVNSKSIFLLSETNLENIEVAINNSKPKVVIIDSVQTIYSETVSSLPGSVSQIRDCSLRLIDIAKTNDISFYIVGHVTKDGKLAGPKLLEHMVDAVLSFEGDENNYYRIIRSIKNRYGSTNEISIFDMKEDGIEEIKNPSEFFISERDEKNVGSIITTSIEGSRVILFEIQTLALPLKFGLPKRIIEGYDRNRIEILLAVLSKTLSIDLGNNDIYLNIPGGIQLKDQAADLAIILSFISTIKNLQISQKIAAIGEIGLRGEIRKISFIKKRIRELEKLGFKGVYLPKAHQPELESFETELKLSYINNISELVERL; this is encoded by the coding sequence ATGGCAAATAAAAAAGTAAGATATGTTTGTACTGAATGTGGTAATACAACTTTAAAATGGATTGGAAAATGTCCATCTTGTGAGAGTTGGGGAACTATAGAAGAAGAATTAGAATTAAAAATGTCTAAAATAAAATCAAATAAAACTGTTGATTTGACAAGTATAAATGAAGTTAAATTTGAAAAAGAATTTAGAATAAAGACTAAATTTACAGAATTTGATAGAGTTCTTGGTGGAGGATTAACACAAGGAGAAGTTGTATTAATTACAGGTAATCCAGGAATAGGGAAATCTACTTTTTTATTACAATTATCTAATGAATATGCTAAAAGTAATAAAGTCTTGTATATATCAGGAGAAGAATCAACTAAACAAATTAAAGAAAGAGCTATGAGAATAGGAGTTAATTCTAAATCAATCTTCCTATTAAGTGAAACTAATTTAGAAAATATTGAAGTTGCAATTAATAATTCAAAACCTAAGGTTGTAATAATAGATTCTGTTCAAACTATATACTCAGAAACAGTATCTTCACTGCCAGGTTCAGTATCTCAAATAAGAGATTGTTCTTTAAGATTAATAGATATAGCTAAAACTAATGATATCTCTTTTTATATAGTTGGACATGTAACTAAAGATGGGAAATTAGCAGGACCAAAATTATTAGAACATATGGTAGATGCAGTTCTTTCTTTTGAAGGAGATGAAAATAATTATTATAGAATAATAAGAAGTATAAAAAATAGATATGGTTCTACTAATGAAATATCAATTTTTGATATGAAAGAAGATGGTATTGAAGAAATAAAAAATCCTTCTGAATTTTTCATATCTGAAAGAGATGAAAAAAATGTTGGAAGTATTATCACAACATCAATAGAGGGGTCAAGAGTTATATTATTTGAAATACAGACCTTGGCACTTCCTCTTAAATTTGGATTACCTAAAAGAATTATAGAAGGTTATGATAGAAATAGAATAGAAATATTACTTGCAGTATTATCTAAAACCTTATCTATAGATTTAGGTAACAATGATATTTATTTAAATATACCTGGAGGAATACAACTTAAAGATCAAGCAGCAGATCTAGCTATTATTTTATCTTTTATTTCGACTATAAAAAATTTACAAATTAGTCAAAAAATTGCTGCTATAGGTGAAATAGGATTAAGAGGTGAAATAAGGAAAATTTCTTTTATTAAAAAAAGAATAAGGGAATTAGAAAAATTAGGCTTTAAAGGAGTATATCTTCCTAAAGCTCATCAACCAGAGCTTGAAAGTTTTGAAACTGAATTAAAATTAAGCTATATTAATAATATTAGTGAATTGGTAGAAAGGTTGTGA